The proteins below come from a single Afipia felis ATCC 53690 genomic window:
- a CDS encoding IlvD/Edd family dehydratase: MARGMRKGLTSYGDQEFSLFLRKVFIKAMGYSDDALDRPIVGITNTYSDFNPCHGNVPSLIESAKRGVMLAGGLPMVFPTITIHESFAHPTSMFLRNLMAMDTEEMIRAQPMDSVIVIGGCDKTLPAQIMAAASADLPSIVLPVGPMVVGHHRGEVLGACTDCRRMWSSHRAGDIDGDEIEIINARLAPSVGTCMVMGTASTMACLTEAMGLSLPYTAAVPATHAERRRLAEATGKRATEMAVSNTPRPSALITEDSIHNAMVVLQSIGGSTNGVVHLAAIAGRAGIKFDLGAFDRLGRTVPVLLNLKPSGQHYMEHFHHAGGLPRLMRELRDLLKLDAPVVGGSTVGDVIEQAEDVPNQDVIRTREKPLKPQGAMAVLHGNLAPRGAVIKQSAASKELMVHTGRAVVFDSVQDLTERIDSPDLDVKAEDVLVLRNAGPKGAPGMPEAGYLPIPRKLAREGVKDMVRISDARMSGTAFGTIVLHITPESAVGGPLALVRNGDKIHLDVPNRSIALQVDAAELERRAEALAPVRTMAKRGYAKLYVDTVLQADEGCDFEFLVEDPRAT, from the coding sequence ATGGCTCGCGGTATGCGTAAAGGGTTGACCAGTTATGGCGATCAGGAGTTTTCGCTGTTTCTGCGCAAGGTCTTCATCAAGGCGATGGGATATTCCGATGATGCTCTGGATAGGCCGATTGTCGGCATCACCAATACCTACAGCGATTTCAATCCGTGCCACGGCAATGTGCCAAGCCTGATCGAATCCGCAAAACGCGGTGTCATGCTCGCCGGCGGCCTGCCGATGGTGTTTCCGACCATCACTATTCATGAAAGCTTTGCGCATCCGACCTCGATGTTCCTGCGCAATCTGATGGCCATGGACACGGAGGAGATGATCCGTGCACAGCCCATGGACTCCGTGATCGTCATCGGCGGGTGCGACAAGACATTGCCTGCGCAGATCATGGCGGCAGCCTCGGCCGACCTGCCGAGCATCGTTCTTCCGGTTGGTCCCATGGTGGTCGGCCACCATCGCGGAGAGGTTTTGGGGGCATGTACCGATTGCCGCCGGATGTGGAGCAGTCACCGCGCCGGTGACATCGACGGCGACGAAATCGAGATCATCAATGCGCGGCTGGCGCCTTCCGTCGGGACCTGCATGGTGATGGGGACTGCCAGCACGATGGCCTGTCTTACGGAAGCGATGGGTCTCTCGCTTCCTTATACGGCGGCAGTTCCGGCTACGCATGCCGAGCGGCGACGTTTGGCCGAGGCCACGGGAAAACGGGCCACTGAAATGGCGGTGTCGAATACGCCTCGACCGAGCGCACTGATCACCGAGGATTCGATTCACAACGCGATGGTTGTGCTGCAATCAATCGGAGGATCGACCAACGGTGTCGTTCATCTCGCGGCAATCGCGGGGCGTGCCGGGATCAAGTTCGACCTCGGCGCATTCGACCGGCTTGGCCGTACTGTGCCGGTGTTGTTGAATCTGAAGCCCTCAGGCCAGCATTATATGGAGCACTTCCATCATGCAGGCGGCCTGCCGCGCTTAATGCGTGAACTGCGCGATCTGCTCAAGCTCGATGCGCCTGTGGTCGGCGGCAGCACGGTTGGAGATGTCATTGAACAAGCCGAAGACGTGCCGAATCAGGATGTGATCCGCACACGCGAGAAGCCGCTCAAGCCGCAGGGGGCGATGGCAGTTCTTCATGGCAATCTTGCGCCGCGTGGCGCGGTGATCAAGCAATCGGCCGCAAGCAAGGAGTTGATGGTTCATACGGGACGCGCTGTTGTGTTCGACTCGGTGCAGGACTTGACGGAACGCATCGATTCTCCCGATCTCGATGTCAAAGCCGAGGATGTGTTGGTTTTACGCAATGCTGGCCCGAAGGGCGCGCCCGGCATGCCCGAGGCTGGCTATCTGCCGATTCCCAGGAAGCTCGCGCGTGAAGGCGTCAAGGATATGGTGCGTATTTCCGATGCACGCATGAGCGGTACCGCGTTCGGAACCATCGTGCTGCATATCACACCGGAGTCGGCTGTTGGTGGGCCGCTCGCACTGGTCCGAAACGGCGACAAGATCCATCTCGATGTGCCGAACCGCAGCATTGCTTTGCAGGTCGATGCGGCCGAACTGGAGCGCCGCGCCGAGGCTTTGGCGCCGGTCAGGACCATGGCGAAGCGCGGTTATGCCAAACTCTACGTCGATACGGTGTTGCAGGCTGATGAAGGCTGCGATTTTGAATTTCTGGTGGAAGACCCGCGCGCGACATGA
- a CDS encoding mandelate racemase/muconate lactonizing enzyme family protein, with translation MARIVSVVARTVRVPLDRPTAFANRQVLARDYALVKVRTDDGLEGIGHCYAGNFGGKVVTLAVRELLAPHLIGKESTEVELLWKELYQEVLLHGRTGSVMRALSILDIALWDVNAQAAKLPLYRYLGAATRDPVPAYGSGGYYLEGKTPEMLGEEMASYLALGLQGVKMKVGRLDPAGEEKRVAAARKAIGPDALLLLDANNAWHDVPTALRYCERFADYDPYWIEEPFSPDQIDNHAKLAERININVATGEIEAGRWRFKELLDKGGAAILQTDAAVCGGVTEFKRIGAMADCYGVNMCPHWFHDLHLHLVAALPNGEMVEYFADDQVLNFRRIIDRQLKIVRGKGLALPTDPGLGYSFDEKVIAKLDAEAWA, from the coding sequence ATGGCTCGTATTGTTTCGGTTGTGGCACGCACTGTTCGTGTACCCCTTGACCGCCCAACCGCCTTTGCCAACCGTCAAGTTCTGGCGCGGGACTATGCTCTGGTCAAAGTTCGTACTGATGATGGCCTGGAAGGGATCGGCCACTGCTACGCCGGGAACTTCGGCGGGAAGGTTGTCACGCTGGCGGTGCGCGAATTGCTGGCGCCACATCTGATCGGAAAGGAATCCACTGAAGTCGAACTGCTCTGGAAAGAGCTTTATCAGGAGGTGCTGTTGCACGGCCGCACGGGCTCGGTCATGCGTGCGCTGAGCATTCTCGACATTGCATTGTGGGATGTGAATGCTCAAGCTGCCAAGCTGCCGCTGTATCGTTATCTCGGGGCCGCCACGCGCGATCCGGTGCCGGCCTATGGCAGCGGCGGTTACTACCTCGAAGGCAAGACCCCTGAGATGCTGGGCGAGGAAATGGCCTCATATCTGGCTCTGGGCCTGCAGGGCGTGAAAATGAAAGTCGGACGCCTCGATCCGGCTGGGGAAGAAAAGCGGGTGGCCGCCGCGCGCAAAGCTATCGGGCCCGATGCGCTGTTGCTGCTCGACGCCAATAACGCCTGGCACGATGTGCCGACGGCGCTTCGCTATTGCGAACGCTTTGCTGATTATGATCCGTACTGGATCGAGGAGCCGTTCAGCCCCGATCAGATTGACAATCACGCCAAGCTGGCTGAACGCATCAACATCAATGTGGCGACCGGCGAGATCGAAGCCGGACGCTGGCGATTCAAGGAACTACTCGACAAGGGAGGGGCGGCGATTCTTCAAACGGATGCTGCCGTGTGCGGCGGCGTTACGGAGTTCAAGCGGATCGGCGCGATGGCCGATTGCTACGGGGTCAATATGTGCCCGCATTGGTTCCATGACCTTCATCTGCATCTGGTTGCGGCGCTGCCCAACGGCGAAATGGTAGAGTATTTCGCCGACGATCAGGTACTGAACTTCCGTAGGATCATTGATCGGCAGTTGAAGATTGTGCGGGGCAAGGGGCTAGCCTTGCCGACCGATCCCGGCCTCGGTTATTCTTTCGACGAGAAAGTCATTGCCAAGCTCGATGCCGAGGCCTGGGCATGA
- a CDS encoding 3-hydroxyacyl-CoA dehydrogenase family protein: MSKTLVVIGCGLMGCDIAAIFVSRGWSVRAVDPKAKNWERTRDRVALSVSQLDTSANIAKFSLATTVEELEWSGVELVIEAVPEKMDIKRQLFAALDQLVPENIPLATNTSGLRITEIAAGLATRHRMGGLHFFLPAHIVPAVEVVAGEFTDAKTMDQLFDIVTSVGRVPVRVAKDVPGFLANRLQHALMREAYAILDEGVATPEDIDAAVRYGFGFRYIAAGPILQKDLAGLDTNYAAGISIYPYLNNGTKPGRSIESLVEAGNFGAKSGSGFWDWTPEQAKEQREKYEQTLLQAAYLLSSGARPPGNARRNRGEI, from the coding sequence ATGAGCAAGACACTCGTTGTCATCGGCTGCGGTCTGATGGGCTGCGATATCGCGGCGATTTTTGTGTCCCGCGGTTGGTCGGTGAGGGCTGTTGATCCAAAAGCAAAAAACTGGGAGCGGACACGCGATCGTGTTGCGCTCTCGGTTAGCCAGCTTGATACGTCGGCGAACATAGCGAAATTCTCGCTTGCAACGACTGTCGAGGAGTTGGAGTGGAGCGGCGTCGAACTCGTGATCGAAGCCGTTCCGGAAAAAATGGATATCAAGCGACAATTGTTCGCCGCGTTGGACCAGCTGGTGCCGGAGAACATTCCGCTTGCGACGAACACATCGGGTTTGCGTATCACCGAAATCGCGGCTGGCTTAGCTACGCGTCATCGGATGGGAGGGCTGCATTTCTTTCTGCCGGCGCACATTGTGCCTGCGGTGGAAGTTGTTGCTGGCGAATTTACCGATGCAAAAACAATGGATCAGCTGTTCGACATAGTGACGTCAGTTGGCCGTGTTCCGGTTCGCGTCGCAAAGGATGTGCCGGGATTTCTCGCCAACCGCCTACAGCATGCGCTGATGCGTGAAGCGTATGCGATCCTAGACGAGGGAGTGGCGACGCCGGAGGATATCGATGCCGCCGTGCGGTATGGCTTCGGCTTCCGCTACATTGCAGCGGGACCGATTTTGCAGAAAGACCTTGCTGGCTTGGATACGAATTATGCCGCCGGTATCTCGATCTATCCGTATTTGAACAACGGCACCAAGCCAGGGCGCTCGATCGAGTCACTGGTCGAGGCTGGAAATTTCGGTGCCAAAAGCGGCTCTGGATTCTGGGACTGGACACCAGAGCAGGCAAAAGAGCAGCGGGAAAAGTACGAGCAGACATTATTGCAAGCGGCATATCTGTTGTCGTCCGGCGCGCGGCCTCCGGGGAATGCGCGCAGAAACAGAGGCGAGATTTAA
- a CDS encoding thioredoxin family protein, translating to MSSTELIYGAPVVADKIRVVVSNTRDYRSGLTLLSSRYKAALVDIGAEWCDYCRVIDQKILPDPDVRRAMEHVALLRVDVTRMDQDSQELLRYLQADGPPTLFIVDTKKGREFAGTRSVGIFHADDLVRRLSPFVPS from the coding sequence ATGAGTTCGACCGAGTTGATCTACGGAGCGCCTGTGGTTGCGGACAAGATCCGTGTTGTTGTCTCCAACACGCGCGATTACCGAAGTGGTTTGACCCTTTTGTCATCCCGGTATAAGGCCGCGCTTGTGGATATCGGAGCAGAATGGTGCGATTACTGCAGGGTCATCGACCAAAAGATTCTCCCTGATCCCGACGTGCGGCGTGCGATGGAGCATGTCGCGCTCCTCCGGGTCGATGTCACGAGAATGGACCAAGATAGTCAGGAACTTCTTCGTTATCTTCAGGCCGATGGACCGCCGACCCTTTTCATCGTCGACACGAAAAAAGGCCGTGAGTTTGCCGGCACACGGTCGGTCGGTATCTTCCATGCCGACGATCTGGTTAGGCGGCTTAGCCCATTTGTTCCATCCTGA
- a CDS encoding L,D-transpeptidase, translating into MNLPNKNAAFLSLAVGLAVAGCTTTGSPVAVTQLPEGSQLAANTTYATQPDEKFTVPAIDVAEIDPKNIRQQVNYQTDEPPGTIVIDTKSRFIYLVREGGKAMRYGVGVGREGLEFKGTAKVGFKREWPHWTPTPAMIAREPKRYARWAKGMDGGIGNPLGARALYLFKDGKDTLFRIHGTNEPSTIGHAVSSGCIRMMNQDVIDLYRRVPSGSKVIVR; encoded by the coding sequence ATGAATCTGCCTAACAAAAATGCGGCCTTTCTCTCCCTGGCCGTCGGTCTTGCGGTTGCCGGCTGCACGACGACCGGATCGCCCGTCGCGGTCACGCAACTCCCCGAAGGATCGCAATTGGCGGCGAATACCACTTACGCGACACAGCCGGACGAAAAATTCACCGTTCCGGCAATCGATGTCGCGGAGATCGATCCCAAAAATATCCGGCAGCAAGTCAACTATCAGACGGACGAACCGCCAGGTACGATCGTCATCGACACCAAAAGCCGCTTCATCTATCTCGTGCGGGAAGGCGGCAAGGCGATGCGCTACGGTGTGGGCGTTGGTCGCGAGGGTCTTGAATTTAAAGGCACTGCCAAGGTCGGGTTCAAGCGTGAATGGCCACATTGGACTCCGACACCTGCCATGATCGCGCGCGAACCCAAACGATACGCACGTTGGGCAAAGGGCATGGATGGGGGAATCGGGAATCCACTGGGTGCACGCGCGCTCTATCTTTTCAAAGACGGTAAGGACACGCTGTTTCGTATCCACGGCACCAACGAGCCGAGCACGATCGGTCATGCCGTTTCGTCAGGCTGTATCCGGATGATGAATCAAGACGTGATAGATCTTTACAGGCGGGTACCTTCCGGATCGAAGGTTATCGTCCGGTAG
- a CDS encoding TlpA disulfide reductase family protein, producing the protein MNAIAIGPLVFPTQHIAILAGIFVFSFLSSIFSRRVDPVVGKWSTWALIAGLVGGRLGHVALHWQNFSGDLWRAFAIWQGGFEPIPGLVSALLASALFIRSVNAGLATAATLGASVLVATGTMQLTKVTSGQIAPTVALQQMEGPPLAISDVAGKPVVVNLWASWCPPCRREMPLLAKVAASRNDVVFLFVNQGESAETIRSYLASQGLKLNHVLLDPSMQMPRHYRTLGLPMTLFLKADGTLAATHMGEISPEALDTNINKLAGAT; encoded by the coding sequence ATGAACGCGATTGCTATCGGCCCTCTTGTCTTTCCCACCCAACACATCGCAATCCTGGCCGGCATTTTTGTCTTCAGCTTCCTAAGCTCGATCTTCTCGCGCCGAGTCGATCCAGTGGTCGGAAAATGGTCAACATGGGCACTGATCGCTGGTCTGGTCGGCGGCCGTCTCGGTCATGTCGCACTGCATTGGCAAAACTTTTCCGGCGATCTCTGGAGAGCTTTTGCAATCTGGCAGGGTGGTTTCGAGCCAATCCCCGGGCTCGTCTCTGCCTTGCTCGCCAGCGCTCTCTTTATCCGGTCCGTTAACGCGGGCTTGGCGACCGCTGCCACGCTGGGAGCCAGTGTGCTTGTCGCGACTGGCACCATGCAGTTGACCAAAGTCACGTCCGGCCAGATCGCACCGACAGTTGCCCTCCAGCAGATGGAAGGTCCGCCGCTCGCGATCAGCGACGTGGCAGGCAAACCGGTCGTCGTTAATCTCTGGGCGAGTTGGTGTCCGCCTTGCCGCCGGGAGATGCCGTTGCTCGCCAAGGTCGCGGCCAGTCGAAACGATGTCGTCTTTCTTTTCGTCAACCAGGGCGAAAGCGCGGAAACCATCCGCTCCTACCTCGCCTCGCAGGGTCTTAAGCTCAATCACGTCCTGCTCGATCCGTCGATGCAGATGCCACGGCACTATCGCACGCTGGGGCTGCCAATGACGCTCTTCCTGAAGGCCGACGGAACGCTTGCCGCGACGCACATGGGGGAAATCTCACCCGAAGCTCTCGACACCAACATCAATAAGCTCGCAGGTGCGACGTGA